In Panulirus ornatus isolate Po-2019 chromosome 66, ASM3632096v1, whole genome shotgun sequence, the DNA window TGCTGAGGAGGAACAGTCCTTTGGGGCTAAGCTGAAGTACTATATAACTCTTACTCTAGGAACTACAGCATGCATCTcatcttttgttttcatgttcaTGATCCCATGGGTGCTGGACCCATCAATATCAACACTCATGGCCAATTTTGATCCCAAGCCAGTTGTGTGTAAAACTATACAGTCAGACCACTTGTACGGGACAGTAAACTGCTCATGGTCATCTTGTAAACATGGCTGCACTACAGATATTTATGAATGTGACCAGATCTATATCAACTATATGGATGTTCCTTTTGTGGAGTATGAAGGGCAggagattgatgatgatgatgatatctgggTAGGTCGTGGTATACCTCTTTTCATCAACATTAAGGCTTGTGGTTACCCACCAGGCACAAATTGCTCTATCTTCAGTGACATCTATAGTCCTGAGGGCTCTGTCTACCCTTGCTACTACTCTCGAGCAGACCCAAACATGGTTATCACCGATTATGATCGGGATACAGAGGTCCAAAATATAATCATGGCTCTTCTCATTCCAAACCTTTTGTGTGGTATTTCCCTGGGAGTAGTGAGCTACTGGTGGTATCCAGGATGCCAAAAAAGACGCTGTCAGTACCAGTTACCACCTGATCAAGAGGATGCCTCTTCAAACCacacaaatgatgatgatgatgatgaggatgatgatgatgaggatgatgaagataTTGAAAAGGGGGAAGACAGAGATGGATCAGACAATGAGGAGAGAGGTGACAAGAAAAACAGAGcccaagaagaggaaaaagaccGTGATACAGCAATCAACATGCCAGAGGAGTAAGTAAAGTGAGCTCTTAATTATGGTGACTGAATTAAGAAACTAAAGAATCTTCAATTCGTACCTGAAAACACATAAAATCAAAGTTTTCTAGAGCTTCAACATTCAAATATCCTACTTTGAAAATCATATTTCACAAAGATTACAGAGAATGAACTATATCAATCAACACAATAAATAGAGTCAAGCTTATTCTACATGATGATATTTATTTAGGGCAGTTATTTTTGTGGTATCACACCACTCGGTGATAAACAGTATGAAGATTCTCAAGTTTTCCTAAAAGCACTCAGCTCAGTACAAATTCATAAATTCATTCTTAAAATATTGAGCTTCAGACATCCTGATTCAGTCACCCAATCTTAGTTATCTTCTTATCactattttcatactttttcttcattttggcCATGGTATAGCAAGTAACCACAGATTCAAATAATTTTGGTCACTAAAACTAACTTCATTCTTTGCAACCTTACTCTCATGATGACACTGACTTTTGAATTAATTACTTAAAGTGCTGCTAGGGAATCCTACCCCTCGTACAGATGAAACTCACTTTGAACTTATCCCTCAACATGAGAGTATTTACACTAAAGCCCCGCCTAGTTAACATGTATATAAACTTAGGCCCCACTCCAAGGATGAGACTAAACCCTGTAAATTCTTTTTGCTTCAAGCAGTAGTATACACTATGGCCCCACCTGTCACAGACTGCCCCACCCCTGACATGGAACCAAACACTAGtatttaaaaataaaataaaatcactACGCATGGTGGTACCCTTACTTTAGGGGTTCTCCCTAAGCAGCAGTCTGTAATGAAGTAGGGTAATGGCTTATGTAGTGAGACTTTTGATGTGATAAAACTTGATTTGTGATTTTTATTGTTACTAGCAAATTCTGCTCAAACCCCTTACAATATTCAGCATATTGCTTTGTCCTATACAGGTCTAAGGCACTAGTGTCCTTAACTTACCCTGTTGAAACTTAAAAGTTTCTCGGAATCAACAAAATTTCTTTAATTCCTAGATTTCGtattgaccacaaccaccaccaagaaCTGTTGGCCACATGATCTTTATCTATTCTCTATATGAATTATCTTACTGTACAGCTGAAAGGGTCGTGAAGAATCATCTCCACAAAAGATGTTTGCAAAGATTCTTGGGTGATAGTTGTACAAAAACCTTC includes these proteins:
- the LOC139746817 gene encoding protein tipE-like, with the translated sequence MADAEEEQSFGAKLKYYITLTLGTTACISSFVFMFMIPWVLDPSISTLMANFDPKPVVCKTIQSDHLYGTVNCSWSSCKHGCTTDIYECDQIYINYMDVPFVEYEGQEIDDDDDIWVGRGIPLFINIKACGYPPGTNCSIFSDIYSPEGSVYPCYYSRADPNMVITDYDRDTEVQNIIMALLIPNLLCGKCDYWIEGLLDRVEDEIIFASNHRMNIPGWSCLQERNTDDQHQKTIQD